One genomic segment of Clavelina lepadiformis chromosome 3, kaClaLepa1.1, whole genome shotgun sequence includes these proteins:
- the LOC143448463 gene encoding uncharacterized protein LOC143448463, whose translation MSFNANEEIHFKNDPNLMQIFKKTENEFCKHSSSPTDFSGGKPCKSPYATYTVVVPKGNHTCSLDPNNWIDGSNCRRLNLTRFDTILVFARVQSWSNYRSRDDFIGITTNLELTNRNCGHPCSTVSLDILWFVTMSLWVSFMFLNDDV comes from the exons ATGAGCTTCAATGCAAACGAAGaaatacatttcaaaaatgatcCCAACTTGATGCAGATATTTAAGAAGACA GAAAACGAATTCTGTAAACACTCGAGCAGTCCAACAGATTTCTCTGGCGGAAAGCCATGCAAGAGTCCATACGCAACTTACACGGTTGTAGTTCCCAAAGGCAATCACACCTGTAGTTTGGATCCTAACAACTGGATTGACGGATCTAATTGCAGAAGACTGAATCTGACAAG GTTTGACACCATTCTCGTTTTTGCCCGGGTCCAATCTTGGAGCAATTATCGGTCCCGAGACGACTTTATTGGCATCACCACCAATCTTGAGCTGACAAATCGAAATTGCGGTCACCCATGTAGCACAGTCTCGCTTGACATCTTGTGGTTTGTCACAATGAGCTTGTGGGTTTCCTTCATGTTTCTGAATGATGACGTGTAA
- the LOC143449868 gene encoding uncharacterized protein LOC143449868 — translation MKVICAGYPKTGTKSMQAALTELGYNDYDAMENFAYLQDDWIKIFKEGGATEDFRRMFENVDAVTDVPAAAYWDEIHKAFPEAKIVLTMRDDEDTWAESMSHQLKAQNNRLLGLIFMLSPTYWKLKKYGDPVRNLSLALLCDIYRTC, via the exons ATGAAGGTCATTTGCGCAGGATATCCAAAAACTGGCACCAAGTCGATGCAGGCCGCTCTGACCGAGCTTGGCTACAATGACTACGACGCGATGGAAAACTTCGCTTACCTACAAGACGACTGGATTAAGATATTCAAAGAAGGGGGAGCTACTGAAGACTTTCGTCGAATGTTCGAGAATGTCGACGCCGTTACTGATGTTCCTGCAGCGGCTTATTGGGATGAAATTCACAAAGCGTTTCCGGAAGCAAAG ATTGTCTTGACCATGAGAGATGATGAAGACACCTGGGCTGAAAGCATGAGTCACCAACTTAAAGCCCAGAATAATCGTTTACTTGGTCTCATTTTCATGCTTTCGCCTACGTATTGGAAATTGAAGAAATACGGCGACCCAGTCAGAAATTTATCTTTGGCCTTACTATGTGATATCTACCGCACATGTTAG
- the LOC143448464 gene encoding uncharacterized protein LOC143448464: MLMACLGSTMQTNLFGPIQFNMALARMKYRRHNAHVLQNAPKDKLLVYNVKEGWVPLCKFLGVEVPSKPFPRRNVKGSIVKEFMKKDPTLQRIKREVIGTLLLLLSCGLGFKFAKESSISSWYQRLLVFPKLVWK; this comes from the exons ATGC TTATGGCTTGCCTTGGTTCAACCATGCAAACTAATCTTTTTGGGCCCATTCAGTTCAACATGGCGTTGGCAAGAATGAAGTATAGAAGACACAACGCTCATGTATTGCAG AACGCTCCCAAAGATAAACTGCTTGTGTACAATGTCAAAGAAGGTTGGGTACCGCTTTGCAAGTTTCTTGGAGTCGAAGTTCCTTCCAAACCTTTTCCGAGGAGAAATGTTAAAGGGAGCATCGTAAAAGAGTTCATGAAAAAGGATCCGACACTTCAACGAATAAAACGCGAAGTGATAGGGACACTTTTACTTCTACTTTCGTGTGGTTTGGGTTTTAAGTTTGCAAAAGAATCTTCTATTTCTTCTTGGTATCAGAGACTTCTCGTTTTTCCCAAACTTGTGTGGAAGTAG
- the LOC143448466 gene encoding cytochrome P450 2U1-like, which produces MWQYLSSTVSSACNIWTALALFAAAFLLWWRKPHPNFPPGPRGIPILGVLPFLGTDPQKVLLKWARQNGPVMSVRIAGNDVVFLNTYDVINEAFVKQNDIFSGRPTIRLWYQVLGDNGIVFAKFGDKFVNQKKFALHTLKRFGMGKSTMEDLINEEMEYFSEHLRSRAGKPINLTLPYYRLLGNITTKLVLGKRYDYNVSSKVKVAIESLQKQYTSGEAHLILLVYFHQFLSRIPPFRKVNDDFIEAESNIADALQDVIDERKKIFDPEHINDFLDAFLYEQKFGKEKKHFQDRQLQVTVRDLFIAGIETTSTTVSWCCLAILNYPKYHEKILKEIADEIGSNFPSMANRPNMPITCAFVQEVSRFCTLVPNALEHLTTEDTKLFHYNIPKGTRVAPNIYAAHFDEETWPDPFNFDPARHLDRNGKFVHSPKVIQFSLGGRSCLGEALARMEVFLIFVGMLQRFKFSATSGTLPTIKEGLMGIDYCPKPYEVLLETR; this is translated from the exons ATGTGGCAATATCTAAGTTCGACGGTTTCTTCTGCTTGTAACATATGGACCGCTTTGGCGTTGTTTGCTGCCGCATTCTTACTTTGGTGGAGGAAACCACATCCCAATTTTCCTCCAGGACCAAGAGGAATTCCGATCCTGGGAGTTCTTCCTTTTCTGGGAACTGATCCACAAAAGGTTCTTTTGAAATGGGCGCGTCAAAACGGCCCCGTAATGTCAGTCAGAATAGCCGGAAACGACGTAGTCTTTCTCAAtacatatgacgtcatcaacgaG GCGTTTGTCAAACAAAATGACATTTTCTCCGGGCGGCCTACGATACGCCTCTGGTATCAAGTGTTGGGTGATAACGGAATAGTTTTCGCAAAATTTGGCGATAAATTTGTCAACCAAAAGAAGTTTGCCTTGCACACATTGAAGCG TTTTGGAATGGGGAAATCTACCATGGAAGATCTCATAAATGAAGAGATGGAATATTTTTCCGAACATTTAAGAAGTCGAGCGGGAAAACCGATTAATTTAACG CTGCCGTACTACAGGTTGCTTGGTAACATCACAACCAAATTGGTCCTGGGAAAGAGATACGATTATAACGTGAGTTCAAAGGTCAAAGTTGCCATCGAATCTCTTCAGAAACA GTACACGTCTGGTGAAGCTCATCTTATATTGTTGGTTTACTTTCACCAATTTCTGTCACGAATTCCGCCATTTCGAAAAGTTAACGATGACTTCATCGAGGCTGAGAGTAATATCGCTG ATGCCTTGCAAGATGTTATTGACGAACGCAAGAAGATTTTTGACCCTGAGCATATCAACGATTTTTTGGACGCATTTCTCTACGAACAAAAGtttggaaaagaaaaaaaacatttccag GATCGACAGTTACAAGTCACTGTTCGTGACCTTTTTATTGCCGGCATCGAAACGACAAGTACTACAGTCTCCTGGTGTTGTTTGGCAATTCTTAACTACCCCAAATACCACGAAAAAATCCTGAAGGAAATTGCCGACGAAATAG GTTCAAATTTCCCTTCTATGGCAAATAGGCCAAACATGCCGATAACGTGTGCTTTTGTACAAGAAGTGTCGCGGTTCTGCACACTCGTTCCAAACGCCTTGGAGCACTTGACCACTGAAGATACAAAACTGTTCCATTACAATATTCCTAAAGGCACAAGG GTCGCACCAAATATTTACGCCGCACATTTTGATGAAGAGACTTGGCCCGACCCGTTCAACTTTGACCCTGCCCGTCATCTCGATCGTAACGGCAAGTTTGTCCACTCGCCAAAAGTGATTCAGTTTTCCTTAGGCGGGCGCTCCTGTCTTGGAGAAGCGCTTGCCAGGATGGAAGTTTTTCTCATATTTGTAGGAATGTTGCAAAGATTCAAGTTCTCCGCCACATCCGGAACTCTCCCCACTATCAAGGAAGGACTCATGGGCATTGATTACTGTCCAAAACCATACGAAGTTCTTCTCGAAACTCGATGA
- the LOC143449869 gene encoding toll-like receptor 7 — MVFGVLTSSVAFAKDPLNPCKSTSSVNGVDFVSWTAQAEVPLNLIRENSPWLDNSFVYVDCYSRGLTSIPQSLSTDVEAIDFSYNAIRRVKTNEFGQYPKLILLNFLGNCDKGLTDCRTDFYIEPGALNHLVHLKWLILSFNFLREFPRELPTSILGLHIRKTGLAEVTTQLDNLTNLSLLLCESNCMSEILLHNCPRNFTISRPLPSNLKLVDLQFNNWDRIPRDLLPSMLEVFMMRGNPVTRLRKDEFVNTTGIEVLNLEGMAEIVSTTLIIEEGVFDPLTKLRLLNLSNNLIEFLSNETFRTNNDLEILDLSYNCLRKTIFQPTYLANLLNIRHLDLSFNNVPQCGGSMTLELLRIGQVFSNFSSLEKIMFGSKAKLLTTSEWSVQFNRIDKDSLAILSNLTHLSTIDISYCNVHHISSDALSGLLQLKSVGAAHNLLDFNGRFLSGKQTFEKDYPNIYPSSLLESDTKCDNSGLLDYSNNQITTISGRQELLLSTATVLDLSHNQIQEFRKDDFKHLNSLCSINISFNPIVAIDSLTFSALPNLRMISLVGESVFLTSYSFLCHLNSSSEVDLTWQQTGETMEVALMQWQEKENCSADVVFNLTMSKNLFSQAMFRSKINFLKFFPQLRSLELSDCGLKWRLPQEWFQGTLFLFCGTLGYSKWFKRLVFRKVHEYFRVQSLNSKEVYLLSTTADNEQAFVFFDHINDELGDWVDNKLVPGMINGNPSIKLLLAGCDVDAGISSTQNLLRFVTSCRKTILIFSGTFCFSPSCRFVLTALQELQHSAGRDQLILVEWHGEEAARVPELIQRTFNRKFYNFLRFDSSNDDDVMFFETLRTAFASNIVLND; from the exons ATGGTGTTTGGTGTCCTAACATCCTCTGTTGCTTTTGCCAAAGATCCTTTAAACCCatgtaaatcaacatcaagcGTCAATGGAGTAGATTTCGTGTCTTGGACTGCGCAGGCTGAAGTTCCCTTGAATCTCATTCGTGAAAATTCTCCTTGGCTCGATAATTCATTTGTATATGTTGACTGTTATAGCAGAGGATTGACCTCTATACCTCAAAGTTTATCAACAGATGTAGAGGCAATAGATTTCTCTTACAACGCAATTAGACGCGTAAAAACGAATGAATTTGGTCAATATCCcaaattaattcttttaaattttcttggAAATTGCGACaaaggattgacagattgccGAACAGACTTTTATATTGAACCGGGCGCTTTGAATCATCTTGTTCACTTGAAGTGGTTGATCTTGTCGTTCAACTTCCTCCGTGAGTTTCCCAGGGAATTACCTACATCCATACTTGGCCTACATATACGCAAGACAGGACTAGCCGAAGTTACTACACAACTTGACAATCTCACTAACTTATCTCTACTCTTGTGTGAGTCAAACTGTATGTCCGAGATTTTATTACATAATTGCCCGAGAAACTTTACCATTAGTCGACCCCTTCCTTCAAACCTGAAGCTCGTTGATCTACAGTTTAACAATTGGGATAGGATTCCAAGAGATTTACTTCCATCAATGCTTGAGGTTTTTATGATGCGTGGAAACCCGGTTACTCGTTTGAGAAAAGATGAATTTGTCAACACAACCGGTATTGAGGTCTTGAACTTGGAAGGAATGGCAGAGATTGTTTCAACGACGTTGATCATTGAAGAAGGAGTTTTTGATCCACTGACTAAGCTGCGACTTCTGAACCTCTCAAATAATCTGATTGAGTTTCTTTCAAATGAAACATTTAGAACGAATAACGACTTGGAAATTCTAGATCTTTCATACAATTGCTtaagaaaaactatttttcaaccaacttatttagcaaatttgCTGAATATCCGCCATCTTGATTTGTCCTTCAACAACGTACCACAATGTGGAGGTTCCATGACACTAGAACTACTTCGAATAGGTCAGgtattttcaaacttttcttcATTAGAAAAGATAATGTTCGGCTCTAAGGCCAAATTACTGACTACAAGTGAATGGTCAGTACAGTTCAATAGAATCGATAAAGACTCATTAgcaattttgtcaaatttaacTCATCTATCGACAATCGATatttcctactgcaatgttcatcACATTTCCTCCGATGCGTTGTCTGGATTACTTCAGCTTAAATCCGTCGGAGCCGCTCATAACCTGTTGGATTTTAATGGAAGATTTTTATCTGGAAAACAAACGTTTGAAAAAGACTATCCTAACATCTACCCGTCTTCGTTGCTGGAGTCAGATACGAAATGTGACAACAGTGGATTACTCGATTATTCGAACAACCAAATCACAACCATCTCAGGCAGGCAAGAGCTTCTCTTGTCAACGGCTACCGTCCTCGACTTATCTCACAATCAAATACAAGAGTTCCGCAAAGatgatttcaaacatttaaacaGTTTATGCAGCATTAATATATCTTTTAACCCCATTGTTGCAATAGACTCATTAACATTCAGCGCCTTACCAAACTTGCGAATGATTTCGTTGGTCGGGGAAAGCGTTTTCTTGACAAGTTATTCATTTTTGTGTCATTTAAACTCTTCCAGTGAAGTAGATCTGACCTGGCAGCAGACGGGTGAAACAATGGAAGTCGCATTAATGCAATGGCAAGAGAAGGAAAACTGCTCAGCCGATGTGGTTTTCAATTTAACTATGTCCAAGAATCTATTCAGCCAAGCGATGTTcagaagcaaaataaattttctcaaatttttCCCGCAACTTCGCTCCCTTGAGCTAAGTGATTGCGGTTTAAAGTGGAGATTACCTCAAGAGTGGTTTCAgg gtaccttatttcttttttgcgGCACACTTGGTTATAGCAAATGGTTCAAGAGATTGGTATTTCGAAAAGTTCATGAATATTTCAGAGTTCAATCGTTGAATTCAAAAGAAGTATACCTACTGTCCACAACAGCTGACAATGAACAAGCTTTTGTGTTCTTTGACCACATCAATGATGAACTGGGTGACTGGGTGGATAACAAACTGGTACCTGGGATGATTAACGGAAACCCTTCCATCAAACTTCTCTTGGCTGGTTGTGACGTCGACGCTGGAATTTCTTCAACACAAAATCTTCTACGATTTGTTACCAGCTGTCGCAAAACCATCTTAATTTTTTCGGGAACATTTTGTTTCTCCCCTTCATGCAG GTTCGTCCTAACGGCGCTTCAGGAACTTCAACATTCTGCTGGAAGAGATCAACTGATATTAGTGGAGTGGCATGGTGAAGAAGCAGCTCGCGTTCCAGAATTAATCCAACGAACTTTTAACCGAAAATTCTACAACTTCTTGAGATTCGATTCATCAAATGATGACGACGTGATGTTCTTCGAAACACTGAGAACTGCTTTCGCGAGCAATATTGTTTTAAACGATTAG
- the LOC143448468 gene encoding toll-like receptor 8 translates to MWWLTKICLISVVSAKNPLNPCKSPSSVNGLDFVSWVEKSQQVPLELIFENAPWLDHRYVYVDCYSRGLTVIPQNLAANVEALDLSYNAIRQIKMKDFRQYPKLNLLNLLGTCNKGLSNYQADFYIEPGALQNLIHLKWLILSYNYLREFPKQLPPSIIGLEITQTELGEISCQFDHLINLTILFSEANCISLAPTQECLRNFTITGPLPSSLKLVDLQYNNWNKIPRNILPRGLVVLTMYGNPVTRLGKDDFVNATGIKILNLAGLSGTASKIVMIEEGVFDPLTHLQSLNLSGNFIFFFPNGTFRNNGKLKILDLSFNCLKKTIFEPTYLSNLVNIRHLDFSFNNNPTCGSPEAIDVLQMGQIFSKFSSMETLKLGSVDKPMASGDWSIQFNRIDKTSFASLSNLTHLSTIDFSYCNVRHISSDAWSGLRHLKSVRAAHNLLTLGNNTSFEKQVFRKKFLNIPSQFQFNLKGNLFQEPILPKTNPKCDNSGLLDYSNNQINTISDRQYLMLSTATVLDLSHNQLQNLQKDDLKNLKHLCSIDISHNSFVAIDQQTFNSLSNLRQMLIVGNDIHLWNYSFLCGLNTLSTVQLTWQQSGQNTEAALILWQKNENCFAESVYGLTLSNNLMTLAIVASKPKFLNFFPGIRQLVLNNCGLSLDLPQNWFNGLNHLEILELNSNGMPNFPSSALQFIPTLRLLELDHNDIVELKGNISFLVRLTTFSISHNKIKYIRPGFFSRLQLKTLDLSYNFIQRLDPSISDENMLESLQYLDIRWNELDCSCEVWDRFYRWYISNECDNIYLPGFLPECTVEVDEYFGGCVACQSPLNLRGRPVSRYGFNRSCNLERHLAYTLAFTTLFMLFILCGVVGYSKWFRRLLFRKVNEYFRVQSLKQDDISSTYQTRKNEKAFVFFDHNNDELGDWVDYKLVPGMINGNPSIELLLAGRDIDAGAFSTENLLRLVSKSRKTIVLFSGNFCDTLICRFLLTALQELQHSAGRDQLILVEWHGEVAARVPELIQRTFNRKIYDFLRFDSSNDDEVMFFETLKTAFAKRTKLDD, encoded by the exons ATGTGGTGGCTGACAAAAATTTGCTTGATATCGGTTGTCTCTGCAAAGAATCCACTAAATCCTTGCAAATCACCATCGAGTGTGAATGGATTGGATTTTGTTTCGTGGGTCGAGAAGTCGCAGCAAGTTCCGTTGGAGTTAATATTCGAAAATGCCCCCTGGCTGGATCATAGATATGTATATGTTGATTGCTATAGCAGAGGATTAACGGTCATTCCACAAAACTTAGCAGCCAACGTGGAAGCTTTAGATCTCTCCTACAATGCGATAAggcaaattaaaatgaagGATTTCCGGCAATATCCCAAACtaaatcttttaaatttaCTTGGAACTTGCAACAAAGGACTCTCAAATTACCAAGCAGATTTTTACATAGAACCCGGTGCTTTGCAAAATCTCATTCATCTGAAATGGCTGATTTTGTCGTACAACTATCTTCGTGAATTTCCAAAGCAACTACCTCCGTCAATAATTGGTCTGGAAATAACTCAAACAGAGTTAGGTGAAATATCTTGCCAGTTCGACCATCTAATCAATTTAACTATACTTTTTAGTGAAGCAAATTGTATTTCTTTGGCTCCAACCCAAGAATGTCTGAGGAACTTTACCATCACTGGACCTCTTCCTTCAAGCCTTAAACTCGTTGATCTACAATATAACAATTGGAACAAGATTCCTCGAAATATACTTCCCCGTGGACTTGTAGTTTTAACCATGTATGGAAATCCGGTTACTCGTTTGGGAAAAGATGATTTTGTCAACGCAACTggcataaaaatattgaatttgGCAGGATTGTCAGGAACAGCATCAAAGATAGTGATGATTGAAGAAGGTGTGTTTGATCCACTGACCCACCTACAATCTCTTAATCTTTCAgggaattttatattttttttccCGAATGGAACGTTTAGAAATAACGGAAAATTGAAAATCCTCGATCTTTCTTTcaactgtttgaaaaaaactatttttgaaCCAACTTATTTGAGCAATTTGGTTAACATCCGCCATCTTGATTTTTCCTTCAACAATAATCCAACTTGTGGAAGTCCGGAGGCAATAGACGTGCTACAGATGGGCCaaatattttcgaaattttcTTCGATGGAAACATTAAAACTTGGTTCTGTTGACAAGCCAATGGCTTCCGGAGATTGGTCAATTCAGTTCAATAGAATCGATAAAACTTCTTTTGCCAGTTTATCAAACTTGACTCATCTATCGACAATCGATttttcctactgcaatgttcgtCACATCTCCTCCGATGCATGGTCTGGATTACGTCATCTTAAATCCGTCCGAGCCGCTCATAACCTCTTGACTCTCGGCAACAACACttcttttgaaaaacaagTATTCAGAAAAAAGTTTCTGAATATACCGTctcaatttcaatttaatttaaaaggaAACTTGTTCCAGGAACCAATTTTGCCGAAAACTAACCCGAAATGTGACAATAGCGGATTGCTCGATTATTCGAACAACCAAATCAACACAATCTCAGACAGGCAATACCTTATGTTATCAACGGCAACCGTCCTCGATTTATCTCACAatcaattgcaaaatttacaaaaagatgatctgaaaaatttaaagcatttATGCAGCATAGACATCTCTCATAACTCCTTTGTTGCTATTGATCAGCAAACGTTCAATTCCTTGTCGAACTTGCGTCAAATGCTAATTGTAGGAAACGACATTCATTTGTGGAATTATTCATTTCTATGTGGTTTGAATACCTTAAGCACAGTGCAACTGACATGGCAGCAATCTGGCCAAAATACTGAAGCTGCATTAATACTGtggcaaaaaaatgaaaactgttTCGCTGAATCAGTTTACGGTCTGACCTTATCTAATAACCTAATGACTTTAGCGATAGTCGCCAGTAagccaaaatttttaaatttttttcctggAATTCGTCAACTCGTTCTTAACAATTGTGGACTTAGCTTGGACTTACCTCAAAACTGGTTTAACGGTTTAAACCATCTCGAAATTCTGGAACTGAACTCCAACGGCATGCCCAATTTTCCATCATCAGCTCTACAATTTATCCCAACGTTACGGCTCCTCGAATTAGACCACAATGATATTGTTGAACTGAAAGGAAATATTTCCTTTCTTGTTCGTCTCACAACATTTTCAATCTCtcacaataaaatcaaatatatTCGACCCGGTTTCTTTTCTCGTTTACAACTGAAGACACTTGATCttagttataattttattcaaCGGCTCGATCCAAGTATTTCCGATGAAAACATGCTGGAATCACTTCAATATTTGGACATAAGATGGAACGAACTCGATTGTTCTTGTGAGGTATGGGACAGGTTTTATCGTTGGTATATCTCTAATGAGTGCGACAATATCTACTTACCTGGTTTTCTACCAGAATGCACAGTAGAGGTTGATGAGTATTTTGGCGGCTGCGTTGCGTGCCAATCTCCGCTGAATTTGCGTGGTCGTCCGGTGTCACGGTATGGATTTAATAGGTCGTGCAATTTGGAGAGACATTTGGCCTACACGCTTGCATTTACAACATTGTTTATGTTGTTCATTTTATGCGGCGTAGTTGGTTACAGTAAATGGTTCAGGAGATTACTATTTCGAAAAGTCAATGAATATTTCAGAGTTCAATCACTGAAACAAGACGATATTTCTTCAACTTACCAGACACGCAAAAACGAAAAAGCTTTTGTGTTCTTTGACCACAACAATGATGAACTTGGTGATTGGGTGGATTATAAATTGGTACCTGGGATGATTAACGGGAACCCTTCCATCGAACTTCTCCTGGCTGGTCGTGACATCGACGCTGGTGCGTTTTCAACTGAAAATCTTCTGAGACTTGTTTCGAAGAGTCGTAAAACTATCGTCTTATTTTCTGGCAACTTTTGTGACACTCTAATTTGCAG ATTTCTGCTGACGGCGCTTCAGGAACTTCAACATTCTGCTGGAAGAGATCAACTGATATTAGTGGAGTGGCATGGTGAAGTAGCAGCTCGCGTTCCAGAATTAATCCAACGAACTTTTAACCGAAAAATTTATGATTTCCTGAGATTCGATTCATCAAATGATGACGAAGTGATGTTTTTTGAAACACTGAAAACTGCGTTTGCCAAAAGAACAAAACTCGACGATTAA